In Clupea harengus chromosome 1, Ch_v2.0.2, whole genome shotgun sequence, one DNA window encodes the following:
- the ddx39ab gene encoding DEAD (Asp-Glu-Ala-Asp) box polypeptide 39Ab yields MAENDVDNELLDYEDDEEQQVAPETVAPAGKKEVKGSYVSIHSSGFRDFLLKPELLRAIVDCGFEHPSEVQHECIPQAILGMDILCQAKSGMGKTAVFVLATLQQIEPVDGQVSVLVMCHTRELAFQISKEYERFSKYMSTVKCAVFFGGLSIKKDEEVLRKNCPHIVVGTPGRTLALIRNKNLNLKNVKHFVLDECDKMLEQLDMRRDVQEIFRLTPHEKQVMMFSATLSKEIRPVCRKFMQDPMEVFVDDETKLTLHGLQQYYCKLKDSEKNRKLFDLLDVLEFNQVVIFVKSVQRCMALAQLLVEQNFPAIAIHSSMVQAERLSRYQQFKDFQRRILVATNLFGRGMDIERVNIVFNYDMPEDSDTYLHRVARAGRFGTKGLAVTFVSDETDAKTLNDVQDRFEVNVAELPDEIDISSYIDQSR; encoded by the exons ATGGCTGAGAATGATGTTGACAACGAGCTGCTCGACTATGAAGATGACGAGGAGCAGCAGGTCGCCCCAGAGACAGTTGCACCCGCTGGCAAGAAGGAGGTGAAGGGCTCCTACGTCTCCATCCACAGCTCTGGCTTCAGGGACTTCCTCCTCAAGCCTGAGCTGCTCCGGGCCATCGTGGACTGCGGTTTTGAGCATCCGTCTGAAG TTCAACACGAGTGTATCCCACAGGCCATTCTGGGTATGGATATTTTGTGCCAGGCCAAGTCTGGTATGGGAAAGACTGCCGTGTTTGTTCTTGCTACGCTACAGCAGATAGAGCCTGTAGATGGGCAG gTGTCGGTTCTTGTGATGTGCCACACACGTGAGCTGGCTTTCCAGATCAGCAAAGAGTATGAGCGTTTCTCCAAGTACATGTCCACTGTGAAGTGCGCTGTGTTCTTTGGTGGCCTCTCTATCAAGAAGGATGAGGAGGTTCTCCGCAAGAACTGTCCCCACATCGTGGTGGGCACACCTGGCCGTACTCTTGCCCTCATTCGCAACAAGAACCTCAACCTGAAGAATGTCAAACACTTTGTCCTAGATGAGTGCGACAAGATGTTGGAACAGCTAG ACATGAGGCGTGATGTGCAGGAGATTTTCCGGCTCACACCCCATGAGAAGCAGGTCATGATGTTCAGCGCCACGCTCAGCAAGGAGATCAGACCTGTCTGCCGCAAGTTCATGCAGGAT CCCATGGAGGTGTTTGTGGATGATGAGACCAAGCTGACTCTGCACGGCTTGCAGCAGTACTATTGCAAGCTGAAGGACAGTGAGAAGAACCGCAAGCTCTTTGACCTCCTGGATGTGCTGGAGTTCAACCAG GTGGTGATCTTTGTGAAGTCTGTGCAGCGCTGCATGGCTCTTGCCCAGCTGCTGGTTGAGCAGAACTTCCCTGCCATCGCCATTCACAGCAGCATGGTCCAGGCTGAGAG GCTGTCACGGTACCAGCAGTTCAAGGACTTCCAGAGACGGATACTGGTGGCCACCAACCTATTTGGTCGTGGGATGGATATTGAGCGAGTTAATATTGTCTTCAACTACGACATGCCAGAGGACTCTGATACTTATCTGCACAGG GTGGCTCGTGCAGGCAGATTTGGCACGAAGGGCTTGGCTGTAACCTTTGTGTCTGACGAGACCGACGCCAAGACACTGAACGATGTGCAGGACCGCTTTGAAGTCAACGTTGCTGAGCTGCCAGATGAGATTGATATCTCCTCATACA ttGACCAGTCCAGATGA
- the si:ch211-106h11.3 gene encoding CCN family member 1 isoform X1 encodes MRTSVCLLAFTMAIFATVRAGCPALCECPAGRPSCPPGVSMVPDGCSCCKVCAAQLNQDCHAMQPCDHHKGLECNYGNDVGSTHGICRAKLEGRSCEYNGRMYQNGENFRAGCKHQCTCVDGAVGCVPLCPTHLPLASPSCPAPRLVKVPGQCCLSLDCHKGSSVLPPVFRKPQPPPYLYPHIQPYPKPYPEPYPKQYYKRFPHKAKDTLSNELMEEGKKWDKPRSHKHLAAWKQEGKQCVVQTTSWSQCSRSCGMGVSSRVTNNNAQCKLVKETRLCNIRPCSSMSVPIKKGRKCSRTQKAPEPLRLHYAGCRSVRLYRPNYCGVCKDGRCCSPRRTRTASVRFSCPDGERFERAVMFVQSCKCSDECSHLNEAALPPQRWLYGDTHKFID; translated from the exons ATGAGGACGTCTGTGTGCCTTCTTGCGTTCACTATGGCGATCTTTGCCACG GTTCGTGCCGGATGCCctgctctgtgtgagtgtccagCAGGACGCCCCTCATGCCCGCCAGGGGTGAGCATGGTACCAGACGGCTGTAGCTGCTGCAAGGTGTGTGCTGCCCAGCTGAACCAGGACTGCCACGCCATGCAACCCTGCGACCATCACAAGGGCCTGGAGTGTAACTACGGCAATGATGTGGGCAGCACCCATGGCATCTGCAGGG ctAAACTGGAGGGCCGATCGTGTGAGTACAACGGACGGATGTACCAGAACGGGGAGAACTTCCGTGCCGGATGCAAGCACCAGTGTACTTGTGTGGACGGAGCCGTGGGCTGCGTGCCCCTCTGCCCCACTCACCTGCCCCTGGCCTCCCCCTCGTGCCCTGCTCCACGCCTCGTCAAGGTGCCTGGCCAGTGCTGCCTGAGCCTGGACTGCCACAAGGGTTCCTCGGTGCTGCCCCCGGTGTTCAGGAAGCCTCAGCCGCCCCCTTATCTCTATCCACACATCCAGCCCTACCCCAAGCCTTACCCGGAGCCCTACCCCAAGCAGTACTACAAGCGCTTCCCACACAAGGCCAAGGACACGCTGAGCAACGAGCTGatggaagagggaaagaagtgGGACAAACCACGCAGTCACAAGCACCTGGCCG CTTGGAAGCAGGAGGGGAAGCAGTGTGTAGTCCAAACGACGAGTTGGTCCCAGTGCTCCCGCAGCTGTGGGATGGGCGTCTCCTCTAGGGTCACCAACAACAATGCCCAGTGCAAGCTGGTGAAGGAGACCCGCCTGTGCAACATCCGACCATGCAGCTCCATGTCCGTACCCATCAAG AAAGGGCGTAAGTGCTCACGTACCCAGAAGGCCCCAGAGCCCCTGCGCCTGCACTACGCTGGCTGCCGGAGCGTCCGTCTCTACCGGCCCAACTACTGCGGAGTGTGTAAGGACGGGCGCTGCTGCTCGCCACGCCGCACGCGCACTGCCTCTGTGCGCTTCTCCTGCCCGGACGGCGAGCGCTTTGAGCGGGCCGTCATGTTCGTGCAGTCCTGCAAGTGCAGTGACGAGTGCAGCCACCTCAACGAGGCCGCCCTCCCACCCCAGCGCTGGCTCTACGgtgacacacacaagttcatcGACTAG
- the si:ch211-106h11.3 gene encoding CCN family member 1 isoform X2, with protein sequence MVPDGCSCCKVCAAQLNQDCHAMQPCDHHKGLECNYGNDVGSTHGICRAKLEGRSCEYNGRMYQNGENFRAGCKHQCTCVDGAVGCVPLCPTHLPLASPSCPAPRLVKVPGQCCLSLDCHKGSSVLPPVFRKPQPPPYLYPHIQPYPKPYPEPYPKQYYKRFPHKAKDTLSNELMEEGKKWDKPRSHKHLAAWKQEGKQCVVQTTSWSQCSRSCGMGVSSRVTNNNAQCKLVKETRLCNIRPCSSMSVPIKKGRKCSRTQKAPEPLRLHYAGCRSVRLYRPNYCGVCKDGRCCSPRRTRTASVRFSCPDGERFERAVMFVQSCKCSDECSHLNEAALPPQRWLYGDTHKFID encoded by the exons ATGGTACCAGACGGCTGTAGCTGCTGCAAGGTGTGTGCTGCCCAGCTGAACCAGGACTGCCACGCCATGCAACCCTGCGACCATCACAAGGGCCTGGAGTGTAACTACGGCAATGATGTGGGCAGCACCCATGGCATCTGCAGGG ctAAACTGGAGGGCCGATCGTGTGAGTACAACGGACGGATGTACCAGAACGGGGAGAACTTCCGTGCCGGATGCAAGCACCAGTGTACTTGTGTGGACGGAGCCGTGGGCTGCGTGCCCCTCTGCCCCACTCACCTGCCCCTGGCCTCCCCCTCGTGCCCTGCTCCACGCCTCGTCAAGGTGCCTGGCCAGTGCTGCCTGAGCCTGGACTGCCACAAGGGTTCCTCGGTGCTGCCCCCGGTGTTCAGGAAGCCTCAGCCGCCCCCTTATCTCTATCCACACATCCAGCCCTACCCCAAGCCTTACCCGGAGCCCTACCCCAAGCAGTACTACAAGCGCTTCCCACACAAGGCCAAGGACACGCTGAGCAACGAGCTGatggaagagggaaagaagtgGGACAAACCACGCAGTCACAAGCACCTGGCCG CTTGGAAGCAGGAGGGGAAGCAGTGTGTAGTCCAAACGACGAGTTGGTCCCAGTGCTCCCGCAGCTGTGGGATGGGCGTCTCCTCTAGGGTCACCAACAACAATGCCCAGTGCAAGCTGGTGAAGGAGACCCGCCTGTGCAACATCCGACCATGCAGCTCCATGTCCGTACCCATCAAG AAAGGGCGTAAGTGCTCACGTACCCAGAAGGCCCCAGAGCCCCTGCGCCTGCACTACGCTGGCTGCCGGAGCGTCCGTCTCTACCGGCCCAACTACTGCGGAGTGTGTAAGGACGGGCGCTGCTGCTCGCCACGCCGCACGCGCACTGCCTCTGTGCGCTTCTCCTGCCCGGACGGCGAGCGCTTTGAGCGGGCCGTCATGTTCGTGCAGTCCTGCAAGTGCAGTGACGAGTGCAGCCACCTCAACGAGGCCGCCCTCCCACCCCAGCGCTGGCTCTACGgtgacacacacaagttcatcGACTAG